A DNA window from Melanotaenia boesemani isolate fMelBoe1 chromosome 6, fMelBoe1.pri, whole genome shotgun sequence contains the following coding sequences:
- the nsmce2 gene encoding E3 SUMO-protein ligase NSE2, with translation MSLSAVHGTLSSLKSCQADIGTGMDIVTDVAMDLVEAQDEGMNSNVKQMEAMILECAKLDREINYFIDVVQQVTSGVTPQQPETMFSLSDKVKEQFSQRTARLSDAELHNHQKVLAFKDSIKNFLKQANQESEENMEELDEDIAVTQSQVNLTCPLTQVEMENPVKNKKCNHHYDEGAILSLIKTKHSQKKKCRCPVVGCGNTDVKESDLIPDQILRRKIQSQKRQNNRT, from the exons ATGTCTCTAAGTGCTGTTCACGGAACACTTTCGAGTCTGAAGTCATGTCAGGCGGACATTGGGACAGGAATGGACATTGTGACGGATGTAGCCATGGACCTGGTGGAAGCTCAGG ATGAAGGGATGAACTCTAATGTCAAACAGATGGAGGCCATGATTCTGGAGTGTGCTAAACTGGACAGAGAGATTAACTACTTCATTGATGTTGTACAACAAGTCACATCCGGG GTTACTCCACAGCAGCCAGAGACCATGTTCAGCCTGTCTGACAAGGTGAAGGAGCAGTTCTCACAGAGAACTGCCAGACTTTCAGATGCTGAACTACACAATCACCAGAAAGTGCTGGCCTTCAAGGACAGCATCAAGAACTTTCTCAAACAAG CCAACCAAGAGTCAGAAGAGAACATGGAGGAGCTTGACGAGGACATCGCTGTTACACAGAGCCAAGTCAATTTAACCTGCCCACTCACACAG GTGGAAATGGAGAACCCAGTGAAGAACAAGAAGTGTAATCACCACTATGATGAAGGAGCCATACTGAGCTtgatcaaaacaaaacacagccagAAAAAGAAATGCCG CTGTCCTGTAGTCGGCTGCGGGAACACGGATGTCAAAGAGTCAGATCTCATTCCTGACCAGATACTGCGAAGAAAGATCCAAAGccaaaagagacaaaacaacagGACATAG
- the lratd2b gene encoding protein LRATD2: protein MGNQVEKLTHLNYAEVPTSDPNGFDPEGEVPRIGVSYIFSNDDDDEQDDNFDQFSSDNQSASHEEKPFDPQDELDCTIYYREECVYERNTGAASYSPESLLNKCRPGDLLEFVATGQYPHWAVYVGDFQVVHLHRAEIKNNFLTDVSLGKKGRIVSSLYRYRALPPEVIVRNALDHVGSRDRELCWRNSECFAAWCRFGRREFKIGGEIRIGKQPYRLKLLFSEKKSHVLEFQSLEDVIMEKRRNDQIGKDAVMQELANHLNATHEIKEELFVN from the coding sequence ATGGGGAATCAGGTGGagaaattaacacatttaaattaCGCAGAGGTGCCCACATCTGACCCAAATGGCTTCGACCCCGAAGGGGAGGTACCGCGGATTGGTGTCTCTTATATTTTTTCTAACGACGATGACGACGAACAGGACGATAATTTTGATCAGTTTTCATCAGATAACCAATCGGCAAGCCACGAAGAGAAACCCTTCGATCCCCAGGATGAGCTGGATTGCACGATCTACTACCGAGAAGAGTGCGTCTACGAGAGAAACACCGGAGCCGCGTCTTACTCTCCGGAAAGTCTCCTGAACAAGTGCAGACCGGGAGACCTGCTGGAGTTTGTTGCCACCGGACAGTACCCGCATTGGGCTGTTTACGTCGGGGACTTCCAAGTAGTTCATTTGCACCGAGCTGAGATAAAGAATAACTTTCTAACCGACGTGAGCCTGGGGAAAAAAGGCAGGATAGTGAGCAGCCTCTACAGGTACCGTGCGCTCCCACCGGAGGTGATAGTGCGCAATGCCCTGGACCACGTTGGCTCCAGAGACAGAGAGCTGTGCTGGAGAAACTCGGAGTGTTTTGCCGCCTGGTGCCGCTTTGGCAGACGGGAATTCAAAATAGGAGGCGAGATCAGGATCGGAAAGCAGCCTTACAGATTAAAACTGCTCTTTTCTGAAAAGAAGAGCCACGTCTTGGAGTTTCAAAGCCTGGAGGACGTGATCATGGAAAAGAGGAGGAATGACCAGATTGGCAAAGATGCTGTGATGCAAGAGCTGGCCAACCATTTGAACGCGACACATGAAATCAAAGAAGAGCTTTTTGTAAACTGA